TACTTGTACATTCATACCCTACATACTGAGTACCTTCTATGtattaacacatatttttcctatattgtctcataatgtaggggtgaATGTCAATTATCCGATTCGTGGCTAGAGTGCTTTAGATATCAAAGAATTGGTCAGTTCGCGTTCcattgaggacatgacttttgCGTTCCATCAAGGACATGAATTTTCATTCTCATTGTTTACTTGAATTTTCTTCATATGATTCAGGTGATTTAGGAACTTGTACTAAGACCCCATCAAGACTAGAaaagaggcatgtttagataatattttgatgtagtccattcggaaaatgattgagtatttctatcccttagacccatttCTTTGTGTTATTACcttcacttatctttatcatgtttctttaccttatgtatgttatgtattcTAAGATGACTTGGTTGGGATTCTTCCCGATCGTCGTGTCATGGTTTGTCCctatttgggtcatgacaaatggacacggaaagaggactagcaactcaacatgaatgcaataacaCATCAAAATGCCTAGAACATGGGATTttcaaacttagcataaaatatgaattttaaaaatcaatttcatgaatatgcatgcatatggaagGACATAAGAATAACTAGAACTCAGAAATTTATAATGATAGACATGAGAAACTAAAACTTCAACTAGCATGGAAACTCAAACACTTGGATTATCAAGTCAATCATGACACAATAAATAcgaaaccaatccataccaaccATTATCATGACCAAAGGAAACCCATAACATACCGCATGAAGTGGCCCGAGCCATGTCCCTACCTCTTCCAGTAGCCACCGGAGAATATGTCATCTTATAGTCCATATCACCATACTTGTAGCAACCCTCCTTACCAGCCATGCATTGTTCTTGGTGAGTCCTACCACACCTCTCACAAGGGGTAAAGGGTCGTTCTTCCTTGTTAGGCCTAGACACTATGGTATTAGCAAAAGATGAACCATTATTTGTCTGCGCTCTTTTGAAGTCCATAGATTTCTCCCTTAGATTTCCATCTTCTATTTATTCCATCTATGTCATGATTCGGGAgcatacttagaaaattttgtGTATTTGAGGGCAttctccctcacactcatgctcccttcgcaaagattgatgaactcttgaatctttACCTCTCTTagctctaaaggaaagaagtgatctaagatggcacccttgaactcttccaaCTTTATGGGTACCATACCTTCACCCCTATCAACTATCCATTGCTCATACCGAACCCTTGCTATAtgcttgagttgataggccactaacTTGGCATTTCCATTTGGAGGTACTCCCATAATTGCCACAATCTGATAAGATTCATCAATAAACTTTATTGGGTCCTCATCTACCTTAGAACCATCAAATTTGGGCAGATTCATCCTCTTGAAGTCCCAAATTCTAATAGTCGAAGTAGGCATTTGAGGCGGAGGAGGAACAACACCTTGATTAGCTTGGTTGACCATATCTTGGGTGAACAAAGTGATGATATTTCGGAACTCCAAATGTGT
This Solanum dulcamara chromosome 1, daSolDulc1.2, whole genome shotgun sequence DNA region includes the following protein-coding sequences:
- the LOC129892674 gene encoding uncharacterized protein LOC129892674, whose protein sequence is MPQGRVPPPRAMDANEAQVSLVPDAPHNEVFTHLEFRNIITLFTQDMVNQANQGVVPPPPQMPTSTIRIWDFKRMNLPKFDGSKVDEDPIKFIDESYQIVAIMGVPPNGNAKLVAYQLKHIARVRYEQWIVDRGEEDGNLREKSMDFKRAQTNNGSSFANTIVSRPNKEERPFTPCERCGRTHQEQCMAGKEGCYKYGDMDYKMTYSPVATGRGRDMARATSCGMLWVSFGHDNGWYGLVSYLLCHD